GTCGACGACGCTGGTGCCAAGGTTCTGGTTCGACGGCGTTGTGGCGTAGAGCTGCAGGGCTTTCTGCAGGTTGGCGATCGCCGTCGAGGGCGATGACGCGTTGTCGACCCCGTTGACCGACAGATCGAGCTGATCCATGCCGTCGTAAAGCGCGCTTTGGCCGCTCCATGCCGACAGCGCCTGGAGGTTCTGCCGAAACAGCAGATCATTGGCGGTACGCTGGATTTCCACCATTCTGGCGCCGGGCGCCGTGCTGGTCACCACGGCGATGCGGCGGGTATAGTCCGGGTTCGAGGCATCGGCCACATTGCGCGATACGACGCTGGTCTGCTTGGAGGTGGCCAGAAGCGCCGACTGGGCAATGCTTAGTGCGGAGGAAAGCGACATGCTGATCTTTCACGGGCGGCGCCCGTCGGTTATCTCTTCAGGTTGACGAGGACGTCCATCAGGTCCGAACCGGTCTGGAAGACCTTGGAATTGGCGGTGTAGCTGCGCTGCGCCGCGATCATGTTGGTCAATTCCTCGGCGATATCGACGTTGGAATTTTCAAGCGCTCCGGAGACGATGGAGCCGAGCTTGCCCTCATTGGCAAAGCCGATATGGACCGCGCCGGAATCGGTGCTCTGCACATAGACGTTGCCGGGCATGGCGGTGAGGTTGTCGGGACTCTGAACATCGGCAAGCGGGATCTTGTAAAGCGCCTTGGTCGAGCCGTCCGCGAACTGCGCGTAGATGACGCCGTCCTGGCCGATCTGCACCTTCTGGATAGAGCTCGGCGCGTTGCCGTTGACCTTGGCGTCGGCGACGGTGAAGCCGGTGCCGAGCTGGGTCAGCTTGGAGAGATCGAGGTTGAGGGTCTGGCCGCCCGGAACGGTGAAGGAGACGCCCGTGGTCGCGCCGGTGAGCTTGCCGGTGGTGGTGTCGAAGGTGAGGTTGGCCGATCCCAGCATGCCCCCCGTATAGGGGAACGAGGTGCCCGGGGTCGCCTTCGACTGGTCGAAGACCGCGACCTGCCAGGTGCCGGCGCCGGTGTTGGTGAAATAGACGTCGAGCAGCTTCTTGTTGCCGAGATTGTCGTAGGCGACCAGCGAGGTTTTCGACGTGTACTGGGCGGTCGCGCTGTTGGTGGAGGGCAGACTGCCGGCCGCGACCGGAGTGGCGCCTGCCGGCAGATTGCCGCTGAATATTCCGCTCGTGCTCGGCGTCGCCGTCATTTCCTGGTCGGAGATCTGCACCGGCACCAGGCCCTCGAAACCGTTGGCGGTCGCCGCCGGATCGCCATTGGCGTAATCGTAGGCCATGAGCTGGTAGCCCGCGGCATTGACCAGCCGGCCTTGCGCATCCGGAACGAAGGAGCCGGCGCGGGTGAGGTAGGGCGTGCCGCCGGCGTCCTGCACGACGAAGAAGCCGTCGCCGTTGACGGCAAGATCCGACACCGAAGTGGTGTAGGTCATGACGCCCTGGGTGCTGACGGCGGAGCGGATCGTCGTCGTCACGCCGCCGGAATTATAGGCGCCGCCGGTGCCGGGCATGATCAGGGACGAGAATTCGGCCGAAGAGCGCTTGTAGCCGGTGGTGTCGGAGTTGGCGATGTTGTCGGCCACCGTGGACAAGCGGTTGGCCTGCGCGTTCATACCGGAAACGCCGGTCCGCATCATTCCGTAGAGGCTCATCGATGGATCTCCGCAGTGCCTGGGTAGGAGGCCACAAAACTATGCCTCGTGTCTTGCGCGAGGCTGGCGCGGGATGTGCCTTGGACGTGATGGCGTTTCGTTGAATCGCCATCACGCCCAAACTCTTTGTTGGAGCATGATCTTGGTCCGAAAACCGCTTCCCACTTTTTGCTTTCGCTGACCTTCGGTTCGGGATCATGCTCTAGGACGGCCATCAAAACACCAGCCGGTAGCCGAGGAACCGCTTGGAATCGATCGGGTCGTGGCCGAGCTTCTCACGCAGCTTCTTGCGTAGCTTCGAGATGTGGCTCTCCACCACATTCTCCTCGACCTCTTCGTCGAAGATGCCGTAGATGGCGTTGAAGACCTGCGTCTTGGTCACGCGCCGGCCGCGGTTGCTGGCCAGATATTCCAGGATGCGCCGCTCGCGCCGCGGCAGCGGCAGCGGCTCGCCGTCGATCTCCGGATCGCGGCCGTCCATGAAGATGCGCATCGAGCCGACTTCGGTGTAGGCGGCCTCTTCGGAGCCGCGGCGGCGAATGGCGGTGATGCGGGCGAGAATCTCGCGGATATGGACAGGCTTGCGGACGACATCGTCGACGCCGCTCTCGAACAGGCGCAGCGTATGTTCGAGCGAGTGATGTTCGCTGAGCGCGATCACCGGTGCGCCGGTCCGGTCGCGGATCTGGCGCGCCGATATTGCGCCCTCGCGGCAGTCGCCGATGAGAAAGGCCCTGACGGATCTGAGATCGGTGTCGGCGGCGGAGTTCACCCATTCGCCGAATTCGCCTGGCGCGAAACCGGCCGTGGCCACGCCCTCGCGATCGAAAAGTGAAGAGTAGCCCTCTGTCACGAGCTCCCGCTCGTCAACGATCACGATCATCGGCCCGCCCTCCGAATCAATTCATTTGCCCCGTGGGGAAAGGGGTAGCCGGGTCGGCGAATCCTGAAAAACCATCATTTCTTGTAGCTATTTTCTTGGGAGTTTTTTTGGGAGCCGTAATAAAAGCGATTGTGCAAGTGTATTCGCGCCGGCTGTTGCGGGATGAATATTGGCGCTGGCGGACATGCTGGCGACGGCCGACCGGCATTCAGGGATATGCAACTATTGATTGCAAAATGTGCTGGCATTCGGCGTCCATTTGCCGAAGCCGGTGGCGACCATGTTGGCGATGACGCGGCAGACATAGACCTTCTGAGCCGGGTCGTTGTCGGGGCCGGCATGGTAGCGGGCGACGGCCAGCGACCAGGTCATGTGCCGTGCGTGCAGGGCGGCCAGGAAGCGTGCGGCATAGTCGACGTTCTGATGCGGGTCGAGCATGTCCTCGACGCTGCGGAAATGGTCGCCGTGATAGTGCTGGTTGATCTGCATGCAGCCGAGGTCGATCAATGTCTTGCCTTCGCGGCGGGCATTCTCGAAGGTGACGAGAGCTTCATCACGGCTGCGCGGGAACACAGCTTTTCCCTCTATATTCAAGGCATTAGGTTGAAGGCTGCCTTTCTTTCCGGTCTCTGTCAGGCCGACCGCATAGAGAATGCCGGCCGGCACGCCATAGCGATCCGCGGCGCGCAGGATCTCCGGCTCGCAGGGATTTGTGGCGGCGCTCGCGCCACCGGCCGCCAGGCTAGATATACATATCGTCGCCAGCGCCCTCGCGAAGAGGCGAAGCCGGGCGAGCAAATTCCTGTGCGCCATTGCTGTCGTTCCTTCCCGGTTGCCGGCCGCCGCCCGCGCCGTTGCCACCCGAGTTCCCGGGCTGGAACGAAGGCTGGTCGCGACCTGTCGACATCGGCATGGCGCTGTTGGCGTCCGTGCGGCTCGCCGCATGCGCTGCTATCGAAGGTTGCAGGATGGTGACCTTGTCGACGTCGAAGCCGAGGCTGCGCATCGACTTGACGATGGCATCGCTGTCGGTGGTGAGACGGCGATATGCCTCGTGCGTCTCCGGCTTCATCTCAATCGAAAGTTGCTCGCCCGATAGCCGCAGGCTGGCGGTGACCACCCCGAGCTCCGCAGGGTGGAGCTCGATCTTGAGCACGTGTGTCGGAACGGCAACAGAATTGGTCGTCTGGGAGCCTGCCGAGGCGCTTGCGAAAGCCTGCTGAACGCCGTTGTCCGAGGCAAGCACCTCAACCAGCGCCGACGCCGTCTGGCCGATCGGGTTTTGCGCCGGCGCCGGGAAGCTCTGCTGGCTGACGACTTCCATGCGTGTGGCGGAAGAAGGCGGCTTGATCGGTGTCTGCGGCGCGGCCGGCTGCGATTGTTGTGATGCCTTGGAGGCGGAAGCCGGTCGCCAGCCCTGCGGCGGCACAGGGCTGTCGGCCTGCGGCTCACTCCCTTGCGTCGGCAAGATTCCGGTTTCGCTGCGGCCGGGCATGTCGAGAGCCATATCCGCCGTCACCGGCTTCTGCCCGAAGTCGGGCCCGGATGCTTCAGCGGCCGTCGAACGGGCGGATCGCGACTGCGGCTCGGCGGAACTGCCGACCGGCGCGCGCTTGCCAATGCGCAGTTGCAGCTTCAGTGCCTCGTGCTCGCCGGCGCCCTCTCCATCGGCAGCCGAACCGTTCCCGCCCGCGCCCGACGATTGCGCGAAGTGCTTCATGTCGCTCAACGCCATCAGCAACGGCAAGCGGTCCTGCAGCGGCACGGAATCGTTGGCTTGGGCCGTGGCATCCTTGTCGGTCGTCGGCTTCGCCTCATCGGCCCGGGCGGCCGCGGCCCTCGTGGACTTTCCCGCGGCTTTCTGCGAGCCGGTTTTCCCTTGCGGATCCTGGTCAGGCTCCTGCTTGCCGTTGTCGGCCGCCGAGCGCTTTGCCAGATGAGCGCCCGGCAATACGGTCGCGTGCTTGTCCTGCGGCCGATCGGGCTTTTCCGTCTCGCGCACCATCTCGCCGAAACTCTGATCCTTGTCCTTGTCGCCGGCGGCGTGCTGCCGGGGCTGGGCCGAAGCGAAGCCCGGCAGGGTCTGGTTGACGCTGGTCATTTGGGGGCTGCTCCGAGGAGTTGGTCGATCTGGTCGAGCTGCCGGCGCGTGCTGGCCACCGCGGCGTCGATGGGGTCTTCCGCCTTCGAGGCCGTCGGTGCGGAGGCCTGGACCACTGGCGCGGCGTCAGCTTGCATGGGAGCGGCGGCCGGCGTTTCATCCGCTGTTCGCGCCAGTGGCTCGGCAGACGGCGGCGAAGCCGCGGGCCGAGTGTCCTTCGCCGGATCGCCCGACGCGACCGGCGGATCGCTTGACGCGACCGCTGGCTGGTCGGGCATCGCTCCTTCCACCGGCGGCAGGTCCGCATTGGCCGGATTGGTCGAGGCCTCGGCCGCCGCCTTCGCCTCGTCTCCCTTTGCTGCGGCCGGCGCGGCTTCCACCTTGGCGGGGGTCTTTACCGGCGCCACCACTTCGCCCGCCACGGCCTGCGCGGCATCAAGCAGGTCCCGGTCGTTTTGCGAAAGCTTGCCGCGGTCGATCTTGCCGAGCTTGGCACGCACTTCATCGACGCTGGCCGATGTCATGGTGGAAAGGCTCGAATAGAGTTGGCTGCGCGGGTCGTCCTGGCTGCCGCCGCCGTTGCGGCCCAGTTCCGCCTTGGCCGCGGCAAAAGCCGAGAGCTCCGTCATCCCGTCGATGGCGGCGTGGCGCGCGATGCGCAGGTAGATCACCTTCTCGCGCTCGGGATCCATCATCGAGGTGATGTCGGCGATCTTGTCCTGGCTGATCGCCATATGCAGCGTGATGACGCCGGAAACGAAGGCATCGGCGAACTGGCTGGCGTAGGGCGAGTAGAGATAGGACGCGACATATTGCGTCGACGCCAGCGCGAAACGGGCGGCGTCGCCTTGCGCGGCCGCGATGCCCACGGAGCGGCGAAGCGCCGCTTCCTCGACCAGCGTGCCGGGGCTGAGCAGGCGCGCCTCGTCCAGCAGGGCGAGCGCCTGGGCAGGGTCATCGGCCGCAAGCAGCGAACCCTTGACCAGCGCCAGAAAGGCGCCGATGTCCGGAGGCACGCTCATCGGATCGATCGGCTTCAGCATTTCGATCGCATTGGCCGGCCGCCCATTCAGATAGGCGACGACGCCTTTGGCGATGGCGAGGCTTTGCGGGTCGGTCATCGCGCGCGAAGCCGCCGCCGCGACCGTCACCGGATTGCCGCCGCTCATGCCGTAGACCAGCAAGGCGCGGAAATTCTTCGGCTCCTTGAAGTCCTCGGCATTGGCATCGCGCATCCGGGCGTCGATCATTTCGAGGAGCTTCGCCTGCATCGGCAGCGCGGCATGATCACCGCCGGCAATGCGGTCCTGGATCAGCTGCAGCGAACGCACCAGCTGATAAGGCTGTAGCACGTCCTGCGCGAAGGCCGCCGATGGCGACCCCGCCGCAAGCAATAGCAGCGCGATCGCGCCGCCGATGATGCTTCTGGCCTTCATCCGCCGGCCGTCATCAGGATTTCGATTCGCCGGTTCGTGGCCGCCATCGGATCGGACGCGATCTTGGGCTGCCGGTCGGCGAAGCCCGAGACCTCGGTGATGCGGCTTTCGTCTACGCCGCCGCGCACCAGCATGTAGTAGGCCGCATGGGCACGCGCGGTGGACAGCCGCCAGTTGTCGTAGGTGTCGCTGCGGAACGGCCGCGCGTCCGTGTGGCCGCTGATGGTGATGGTGCCCTTCTTCTCGTTGATGATGTGGCCGATCTTTTCCATCGCCAGCACCAGCTCGCGGCGCGGCATGGCCGAGCCGATCTCAAACATGCCGAAATCGAGCTGATCGGTGATCGAAATGACCACCCCCTTGTCGGTGGCCTCGACCGAGACGCCGTCGGCGAGCTTTTCGCCCGGCAGGAATGCCTTGGCGAGTTCCTTCTTGATGTCCGCGGCCTGCTGGAGGGCGGCTTTGCTCGGCGCCTTGTCGCCCTTGTCGGCGCCTTGCTCTTGTTCGGCCTTTTCCGCCTTCGCCGCTTCGGCTTTGGTGTCGCCGGCCGCGGCCTCGCGCTTGTCGGCTTCGAGTTTCCCGCCCTGTGCCTTGTCAGTCTTGTTACCTTCACCCGACGGCTTTTCGGCCTCGCCCTGCGCGGCCTTCTGACCGCTCTTGGCCTCGGTCTTTTCCGAAGTTGCCAGCGGCTCCAGCGGCGCGGCCGTCATCGGGGGAGCCGCCGGAGCGGCCTTTG
This region of Mesorhizobium sp. M2A.F.Ca.ET.046.03.2.1 genomic DNA includes:
- a CDS encoding transglycosylase SLT domain-containing protein, producing MAHRNLLARLRLFARALATICISSLAAGGASAATNPCEPEILRAADRYGVPAGILYAVGLTETGKKGSLQPNALNIEGKAVFPRSRDEALVTFENARREGKTLIDLGCMQINQHYHGDHFRSVEDMLDPHQNVDYAARFLAALHARHMTWSLAVARYHAGPDNDPAQKVYVCRVIANMVATGFGKWTPNASTFCNQ
- a CDS encoding flagellar hook-length control protein FliK, whose protein sequence is MTSVNQTLPGFASAQPRQHAAGDKDKDQSFGEMVRETEKPDRPQDKHATVLPGAHLAKRSAADNGKQEPDQDPQGKTGSQKAAGKSTRAAAARADEAKPTTDKDATAQANDSVPLQDRLPLLMALSDMKHFAQSSGAGGNGSAADGEGAGEHEALKLQLRIGKRAPVGSSAEPQSRSARSTAAEASGPDFGQKPVTADMALDMPGRSETGILPTQGSEPQADSPVPPQGWRPASASKASQQSQPAAPQTPIKPPSSATRMEVVSQQSFPAPAQNPIGQTASALVEVLASDNGVQQAFASASAGSQTTNSVAVPTHVLKIELHPAELGVVTASLRLSGEQLSIEMKPETHEAYRRLTTDSDAIVKSMRSLGFDVDKVTILQPSIAAHAASRTDANSAMPMSTGRDQPSFQPGNSGGNGAGGGRQPGRNDSNGAQEFARPASPLREGAGDDMYI
- a CDS encoding chemotaxis protein MotC, encoding MKARSIIGGAIALLLLAAGSPSAAFAQDVLQPYQLVRSLQLIQDRIAGGDHAALPMQAKLLEMIDARMRDANAEDFKEPKNFRALLVYGMSGGNPVTVAAAASRAMTDPQSLAIAKGVVAYLNGRPANAIEMLKPIDPMSVPPDIGAFLALVKGSLLAADDPAQALALLDEARLLSPGTLVEEAALRRSVGIAAAQGDAARFALASTQYVASYLYSPYASQFADAFVSGVITLHMAISQDKIADITSMMDPEREKVIYLRIARHAAIDGMTELSAFAAAKAELGRNGGGSQDDPRSQLYSSLSTMTSASVDEVRAKLGKIDRGKLSQNDRDLLDAAQAVAGEVVAPVKTPAKVEAAPAAAKGDEAKAAAEASTNPANADLPPVEGAMPDQPAVASSDPPVASGDPAKDTRPAASPPSAEPLARTADETPAAAPMQADAAPVVQASAPTASKAEDPIDAAVASTRRQLDQIDQLLGAAPK
- a CDS encoding response regulator transcription factor; amino-acid sequence: MIVIVDERELVTEGYSSLFDREGVATAGFAPGEFGEWVNSAADTDLRSVRAFLIGDCREGAISARQIRDRTGAPVIALSEHHSLEHTLRLFESGVDDVVRKPVHIREILARITAIRRRGSEEAAYTEVGSMRIFMDGRDPEIDGEPLPLPRRERRILEYLASNRGRRVTKTQVFNAIYGIFDEEVEENVVESHISKLRKKLREKLGHDPIDSKRFLGYRLVF
- a CDS encoding MotB family protein, with product MSAIDHAEPRHEIIIVKRNHDGHDDDHHGGVWKIAFADFMTAMMCFFLVMWLINAANEQTKAAVASYFNPVELIDRNSSRKGLEDLGDGPSKVGLTADNPQQGATKAGEDGKGGAGSSERRQTKDGAQDAQLSDEKLFADPYAVLAEIAADTGVLQNVSAKGEGGAQTAGPATGASGGESYRDPFAPDFWSQQVAAPGAEATAERAKIDGDPAKPGEKVATVAVPKAKAAPAAPPMTAAPLEPLATSEKTEAKSGQKAAQGEAEKPSGEGNKTDKAQGGKLEADKREAAAGDTKAEAAKAEKAEQEQGADKGDKAPSKAALQQAADIKKELAKAFLPGEKLADGVSVEATDKGVVISITDQLDFGMFEIGSAMPRRELVLAMEKIGHIINEKKGTITISGHTDARPFRSDTYDNWRLSTARAHAAYYMLVRGGVDESRITEVSGFADRQPKIASDPMAATNRRIEILMTAGG
- a CDS encoding flagellar hook protein FlgE; translation: MSLYGMMRTGVSGMNAQANRLSTVADNIANSDTTGYKRSSAEFSSLIMPGTGGAYNSGGVTTTIRSAVSTQGVMTYTTSVSDLAVNGDGFFVVQDAGGTPYLTRAGSFVPDAQGRLVNAAGYQLMAYDYANGDPAATANGFEGLVPVQISDQEMTATPSTSGIFSGNLPAGATPVAAGSLPSTNSATAQYTSKTSLVAYDNLGNKKLLDVYFTNTGAGTWQVAVFDQSKATPGTSFPYTGGMLGSANLTFDTTTGKLTGATTGVSFTVPGGQTLNLDLSKLTQLGTGFTVADAKVNGNAPSSIQKVQIGQDGVIYAQFADGSTKALYKIPLADVQSPDNLTAMPGNVYVQSTDSGAVHIGFANEGKLGSIVSGALENSNVDIAEELTNMIAAQRSYTANSKVFQTGSDLMDVLVNLKR